A genomic segment from Necator americanus strain Aroian chromosome III, whole genome shotgun sequence encodes:
- a CDS encoding hypothetical protein (NECATOR_CHRIII.G10558.T1): MQCGDEYVRDTGRPLCVRVGKVGKEHLNGKAKSRDSTAFGCHRLWRYDGEDFEVRITIVPRESSASVLDPFQEPISRTNMNVKEEWRYITRKLAP, encoded by the coding sequence ATGCAGTGCGGTGACGAATATGTACGAGATACTGGAAGACCTTTGTGTGTCCGAGTTGGCAAAGTTGGCAAAGAACACCTAAACGGCAAAGCGAAATCACGTGACTCCACTGCGTTTGGTTGTCATAGGTTGTGGCGTTATGACGGAGAAGATTTCGAGGTTAGGATAACGATTGTGCCACGCGAAAGCTCTGCAAGCGTTTTGGATCCATTCCAAGAGCCGATTTCAAGAACGAATATGAATGTCAAAGAGGAATGGCGCTATATTACGCGGAAACTCGCTCCCTAG
- a CDS encoding hypothetical protein (NECATOR_CHRIII.G10559.T1): protein MHDTFSTQLQGKVYEVDHFRRHPRPCLLVARGWTFNDNAERRQRALDEEDRSTAEWKGKLHRSLIIWTIRRELDSTPAKSATNRSEQAEKDTDELAEFPLCLSRI from the coding sequence ATGCATGACACATTTTCAACACAGCTCCAGGGAAAAGTATACGAAGTCGATCATTTTCGACGCCATCCGCGACCATGCCTCCTGGTTGCACGAGGATGGACGTTTAATGACAATGCTGAGCGGCGGCAGCGAGCCCTCGACGAAGAGGACCGGTCAACTGCCGAGTGGAAAGGAAAATTGCACCGATCGCTAATAATTTGGACGATTCGCCGCGAACTCGATTCAACGCCGGCAAAAAGTGCAACGAATCGAAGCGAGCAGGCAGAAAAGGACACGGATGAACTTGCTGAATTTCCCCTCTGCTTAAGTCGGATTTAG
- a CDS encoding hypothetical protein (NECATOR_CHRIII.G10560.T1), with protein sequence MRSVGKVLVIFSFLSICFNPTLELSSASDVPPLPLLVARKLHQRVDKALDELRGNGENEPSLLDVMKGRQIQRLQRLENAKVSDLIPPILRPSTLLSTS encoded by the exons ATGCGTTCTGTAGGGAAGGTGCTCGTCATATTCTCGTTCCTTTCCATCTGTTTTAATCCTACATTG GAGCTATCTTCAGCATCGGATGTTCCACCGTTGCCATTGTTAGTCGCTAGGAAGCTTCATCAGCGTGTAGATAAGGCTCTAGAT gAGCTTCGGGGGAATGGAGAGAATGAACCCTCATTACTGGATGTGATGAAGGGAAGG CAGATCCAACGGCTCCAACGCTTGGAGAACGCTAAGGTGTCCGACCTGATCCCACCAATTCTTCGCCCATCAACACTGCTTTCAACATCCTAG
- a CDS encoding hypothetical protein (NECATOR_CHRIII.G10560.T2) — MRSVGKVLVIFSFLSICFNPTLELRGNGENEPSLLDVMKGRQIQRLQRLENAKVSDLIPPILRPSTLLSTS, encoded by the exons ATGCGTTCTGTAGGGAAGGTGCTCGTCATATTCTCGTTCCTTTCCATCTGTTTTAATCCTACATTG gAGCTTCGGGGGAATGGAGAGAATGAACCCTCATTACTGGATGTGATGAAGGGAAGG CAGATCCAACGGCTCCAACGCTTGGAGAACGCTAAGGTGTCCGACCTGATCCCACCAATTCTTCGCCCATCAACACTGCTTTCAACATCCTAG